tcatcctcttcttcttcctttgaaTCATTCTATTTCCCTGAGGATCCTCTTCTTAGTCCTGCATCTCCACTTAGATTCTCGGGTGTTCCATTTTCTTGGGAACACTTGCCTGGAATTCCCAAGAAACAGACTTCCAAAAAGAAGCTGCAGGAGTCATCGTTGAAACTATTACCATTGCCCCCACCCACCACCACACGCTCTTCTAAGAAGCTCAGTCATGAAGAAACAAGGGTGAGGAAGAAGAACTCAGTAGAAAGTGTTTTCCAAAGGGATCCTTTCTTTGCTGCACTGGTGGAATGCTCAAAGGATGATGATAGTGAAGAAACAAGTAGAAATTTGTGGAGTGGAGCTAAGGTGCCAAGGAGTGTGAGCGATCGTTTTGGGTTCATCAGCCTTTATGGTTCTTGCAAGAGTACTTGTGCTGTTTCTGAGTCTTTAGTCTACCTTCCAAGCTCAAGAAGAAGCACCTGTGAAGATGTTAGTCCCAGGTCCCTTTAAGCTTGTGAATTGTGAGGATGCCTAGCTGTTAAATGTCCGTGTGTTCATGTTGTTGTAAGAAAACCCAGAAAGAGGTATttctttccctcttttcttaatatttttaaaccttGATCTTTGTTTTTTAGCTTCTAAAATATGGTATGTGAAGACAAGTCTGTCTTTGGAAACCCAACTTATTGTAATATGTTAATACAACTATAGGAAGTAGTGCTTTGTCTCCTTCTGGTTAATTCAGAGATCACTCATGgctcatatttttcttcatttatttttatcactgctttttgttttttgggtATCAAACATCTAAATCtctaaatacaaaatatacGCTCTTTGCTGTATTTCATGTGACAAAAACACATGATGCCTGAAAATTACATGATCCCATGCGGAAACAGTGTACTGGACCACAGTGGAAGAGACTGACATATTATTcatttgactttttcttttgtgcACATTTTGTATTTCTAAGTGTGTATATCGTATGTATGTATGAATGTGATTCTCAAAGATTTCTTTGAAACCAACACAAGTAATTAAACTCTGTAGTCTATCTGTACAAAACTACATCTTTAGTATACCCTAGACAAACATGTAAGGCTTGAGATAGACTCTATCTAAATCATGCTGTACTAATGAGTTGGCTGCAGAATTAGTAcaccttttaaatatttttataagatcATAGTTAGTGGTGAAAGAAATCATGACCATGACCACCCTGAGATGATATATCTCCCTCTATCATTCTGATTCctagaatatattaaaattttttatatcttttcacAAATTGAGTGCACCCTTTTATTGTTCTGCAGTGtaagatatataaaaaagagtGCACCTTCCTatgtattttcctttttctaataAGGTGAGAGATCTCATTTCAGGTCCTTAAGAATTTGACTTGGTTTTCTAAGATATGGATCCTGAAATGTGTGTTTTTTTCATCAcctgaaacaaaaataaaaccttcaCTGATTTGTTTTGGTCATATCACAGTACAATCAATTTAAGTCCACATGCTCCGTTTGGTTTTAGCATTTAGTGACACTTGCGTGTAGATTTTCAACAACCAAAAGTGAGAAAATGTTCTTAGATTATTATAATGGTACTTGTAGGTTTTAACGTGCATTTAATACCTAAAATTACACGTGTGGGACAGATATAAGAATGTGGagtaaaatcttttttttttttttttcctaataaacCAACCTACTCCTAGTTAAGTTTACTATTGACTAAGTGGAGTTGAACCATTTGTAGAAACACATTTATCTGATACATTACTCTACGTAACCTCCGTTACGGGAAAAAGAAATGGTATTttagaggaaaaagaagagacaAGTGTGGAAGCACCAAGTGTGATGATTCAACTACATCATAATTGATTTAGACAATCTTAGAGCTAAAGTAATGTAAATGGGTCCATCTGGTTTTCCCCCACATGGTTTCAATATATTCAATTCATTTGTGATGACAGATCTACTACCTAGTTAAATACATGGATATTGATAGAAAATAAGAGCATTATGTTGATGTTTTAAGTGTGTATATGTTGGTGCAAAGGTCAAAGCCAAAAACCCCTTTTATCTTTATGTCATGTTTTACGGTAGTGGATGTGCTGAAAGCTGAGACTGTATAATGAACAATAGGCCCATCTGCCTTGTGAAATAGCATTATTCTCTTGGTTATCATAACTCATATGCTGAAAAGAGCATTAAAAAAAAGGGAGTGAAGTCAATGAGAGTGCAATGTAGgttgattttattattgaaaaaggATGATGAGGTAAGCTATGGTGTCACTAATAATGTACTTCAAACAAATCTACAGAAACTGGAAATTGGAAGAACTTTTTGTAGAGAAAAGTTACTATAGCAGTAGCAGATGCTAATGTTGATGGGAAGTACATGTACATATGTCACTAGTTTTTCAATTGGATTACACATTAAATTGCTACTTTGATGTTCAATAAAAGTTTGATGAGGTGTATACTGTTATCCTCACGGGAATAAATGTGTTCCTATTCCTCCTGagatatatttatgtatattatagtgatggataatgatattttaacaattttttttaataattttttaacaatatgatacgtgttattattttattggtttatttgaatttgttttaaaaaagtatttaaaatggaccaatcacacattgttagatatattttatcaaaaaattataaaaaaaaaattgttaaaagaaactttttcgTGTACGGATATAAGAATAAGgcttttaatgtaattaacTATATAATGTGCATTAAACGCTTCAACTAATTTAACAGTTACAATTAAGTGATAGTGGGCTACTCTGGAAAACAGAAAAATGGGATGATAGTAAGTCATACCAACCACGGTTTTTGTACCATTATGGTGtcatttcctttttaaatttcgTATCCGGTTtaggatttaaaaaattaacaacagaGTTAAATGGTACTAACAAGATATGACAAAATcgtttcatatttttttgataaagtCGTGAAAACAAAACATGAAATCGTAAGATTTAAAGACGACTTtcattaattaatgtaaataatcataatcatcaaaaaattaaacacttttGCTTAGgttaaaatcatcaaaaaattaAACTCGTCAAAACTTGTACTATACTTCTACcatatgatatttttgttatgattttttgttagaattttATTATCAAGCTCATGTCTATTCCTTGTTGATTTATAACACACTCAAGCTTTACATCTTgctcattttcactctctgTTATCTAAGCTAGGCATCAAGGACATATATACCTATCCTTTTCTTATTAGGTtatagtttgttattttttgttttactttttattatatatacagtctataaataataacttttctAACAATGGCTTAACACTGCATTATATAAGATCGCTTTTGTTTTGcacaaacaacttttttttaaaaaaaaaattacgaatGAATTACCTTCTCTAATTTTTGGAAATTTGACTGcggaataattttttttaaaactatactttctcatttcctttaggatatattttatgaaagttCTACATATACAATAATAACAACCTAAGCTGTTTTGTTAGTGacttttaaactttgtttaacCAAACAGGATTAATTGACACTtatcatttaatcatatgatattaccttaataataatttatattaatttttatatagtatATTATTAGCTATTTGCTTTATCTTTTAGTgttaaaataagtatttgatattttttatcataaaaaatcacaataaatatttaaagtgtaCACTATTTCTtacaaacttttaattaaatatgaattatatattgTCTTGATGTCACATTTGATACTTATTCATAAGATATGCCTTCTTGCGAGTGTTGCACAAcgaacattaaataatttttaaccatTTGGATATATTAAGAATCATATAATAGGGTGTTAGATGATTCTGACCTAAGATAagatagttaaatatattaaaaaagaaatttataaaaagttgaCCAACAATTGATAGTTGGTTTCATGGCactaaatattagaaaataacagGTCACCAACACATGGATGGAGATTCTCTACCATTTTAAAGAATTGTTTGTCTctctaaaagtaataaaattgtaTCGGAGTTGAATAATTTTGCAAACGATTGTTCTTGCTTAAAAATGATACTACCTTCAGAAAAGTTTATACGTGTAGTTTGgttccaaaaataataaaaaaaaatttaaaaatattgcaTATTTTGTGAGTATGTGTGAAAGATGATAATTGATGATTGTCGGGGAACGTGGGAAAGTAAGAGAGACAGAATATCACAAACTTATTCTGTCAGATGAACAATTTCTTGTTTCTCTTCCAACCCTATTATGGTGAATAAATAATACAACCTTCCTtcatcataaatatatatattttcttgtttttccacAACTCTATCATTACTTCAAATTCCAACTATTACATATATTCTAATTATTGTGCAGTGGTACATATGGGCCACCCTCCCAGTTCTGTGCCTCATTACCTATAAATGCAGAAATGATGGTTGAaacataataatgataatatggaatatctgttttgtttttaatttggaaaTGAGAATAATTATGTAGTCCAATAACAGCTACatatatgatgatgatggtcATGGTAATATCAACTCATGAAGTTGCAAAAATAGCTATTCCCTCACCGACAGAATTTGTACAAGTGTTCTTCCTCTATGAAAATACATGTACATATACAGGGGTTACGATTTTAGATACGATTAGTCTTCTTCCACTGTCCATGATTCTGAATTATTAGAAAAGAAGGGAAATATATTTGGCCATTACAAGacaaagatatataaaataagagtGGTCAAATGGTGTGCAAGACTCAAACTGTGTCTTGTTTTGAGTTGCGTATAGTTTAAGGCTCCTAATCTTCAAATTCTAATATCTTCCCAATGCGTTACAGTTTaacaaaatggtgtaaaaaattcCACACTTGTTCCGTTTTACTTTAcagacaaaattatttatattaatggTGGTTTTAtaaatctaacattttttttctgaaacaaTATTAGGATTGACTTCCCAATGAAAATAATGCAAATTTTGTATCGGTTTTCCaatgaatattattaaagaGTATAtatgaacatatatatatatatatatatatatatatatatatatatatatatatattctgaaaaCAGAGAATCAAACAGTATTGATGAGAAAGACGCAAGATCCAATCATGCATGATTGCATGAAAGAGTGACAGGTATAATATATGCAATAGGTTTGACTAAGCTGGTTTGGCCTAATGCAATGACCTAAGTGTGACGCATACGTTAGTGTTGGAAGTGTTGGGTTGAATCCATTGACTTAATGGCAGAATAAGAAAACATCATTTACTGGGATTGTGCTGTCATCTTCagtagtaaataaataattatgagaCATCTTGTGTCCAAAGACATTACCCATAGGCTGCACAAACACAAACGTTTTTCTTAAGGAATGTCCCAGTCAATCACAAAAAATACTTCTTTTAGGCGTCTAGGATAaagtctttcaatttttttaatattaatatttttttattaaattaattataaaattatgtttaagataaaaaaccttaaaaaaaatttatacttttaggTAAAATGCAAATCAAAGTTTCCGCTTTTAAGTTTTGAGCATGTAGAGACAAATATGTTAGTAAttgattaactttttaaatttgtttgtaagtCTGTTCATAatggattattttttaaagtttattagtaattgagttttttaaaattgctgGTAAATATGTtgattattcaaatttttaaaatttgttgataaatctgtcaataaaataaactttgaatttttttcaaaagttctaaaaaaatattttttataaattaattggatatgagtgtgaagaagaaaaaaaataggagaagaaggaaaagaaagaagagcaGGCAACAATAATAGCAAAAGCGTAGGTAGGTTGACCGTGATAATAGGTAATAATAACTACAACGACAAACGAcaagaaagggaagaagaataagagaaaaaagaagaagaagaagaagagaagccAAAGTCAATGGACACAACAATAATGATGAACAAGACAACAACGAAGG
This genomic interval from Vigna radiata var. radiata cultivar VC1973A chromosome 8, Vradiata_ver6, whole genome shotgun sequence contains the following:
- the LOC106771453 gene encoding uncharacterized protein LOC106771453, translated to MDSSSSSGASVSEHAKVVPKQCDIFHAGKYPSSRRTHSSSSSSSFESFYFPEDPLLSPASPLRFSGVPFSWEHLPGIPKKQTSKKKLQESSLKLLPLPPPTTTRSSKKLSHEETRVRKKNSVESVFQRDPFFAALVECSKDDDSEETSRNLWSGAKVPRSVSDRFGFISLYGSCKSTCAVSESLVYLPSSRRSTCEDVSPRSL